Within Coffea arabica cultivar ET-39 chromosome 4e, Coffea Arabica ET-39 HiFi, whole genome shotgun sequence, the genomic segment cacgAAAAAAATGCTAgaggttcaaaattttttgattaagtttttatgttaacttttatattgcttagttcaaaattttatattcttattattcaattatcaaatagtatgtaattttgcaacACAGAGTacggataaaaaaaaattagtaattaGGCTCATTGAGTAGTATacgtaaatatttaaaactaatgatgggtgcaaagggtgggataaattgataatttagtttgcaaaaatgaatttaaatgagtttacaaaaagttaaaataaatgagttataaatggataattgagttacccaattcattttttaactTATCCATTTATACCCACTTAattatatgggtataaatggattgACTCACTTATATTTATTACCTATTTTAATCAATCCAAACTCGTCCAAATcatccattttgacacctctagaatttgcaaaagaatgaTTGGTTCTAACAAAATCTACACGTTCTCTTCCGTAAATCTCAATACTTAGTACTGACCTTCGAGATCCCTTAAAAGTATTATACATATTCTTTCTGGAATAGACGGAATCAACGTTATTAATTCAAACATTTGTTAAGAGTTCAGTTGACACTTGGGCGTAGAAACCATCATCGATTTGTACGTGGGTGGGTATACTAGCTCAAGTCTCCATCCTTTCGAGTTAAATGAGGAACTTAACGAACAAACTTCCTTTGACAATACAAGATGTTGCTACAATAAGATGAAACTAAAAATTATGCTTGATTTCGGCTGAGGCCGTCTTGCCAAACAAGAAGGAGATTGTTTGCCTTTGCCACCAAAGAACTCGAGGTCACGAAGGAAACCATCATGATTTAGAAGTTAAGCTAAATCCTGGACAGTTAATGTAGCTTCCCAACTAATACATTGACGTTGGTGCAATTTCTGCCTATATGTGAACATCTGGTATTCCATCACTTTTACCACGTCTTTTTTCtagtctgtttggattgtgaattattagagatatttttactgtaacactttttgtgatgtgatgtatgtgagataaaaaggtaattgggaaggtaaaaaggtgtattggaaattgtaatgatgatgtaagcaaataaatttgggGAAATAAAACCCAATCCAAACAAGTAGAATACTACGTCATGTCCAACGTACCTATCTAACGAATGACTGAACAATACCAAAAGAAATCAAACAATAACTCACACAAATTATGCGAACAAACAAGctcgtttggattgctatttttttagagtttttatataaaaatatattgtagcaatttgatgtatgcaaaataaaaaaatgattgaaaaatgtgtttacgaAAAATTCTCCAGTCCGTTAAGATAGGGTACATTCAACATAATTATCCCATTATAGCCTCCAAATCAATTGATTCCACATTAACATAAAATTTGTATAGCTATACTTttcccaaatattattttagttaCATCACAATTATAATTTCCGATCAATTGTTTATCTTCTTAAcaacttttttatctcacatacatcatattacaaaaaaatgctataataattatttcaaataatctcctatccaaacgcTCGAACCAGCTTCATATACTTATTTGCTGTAGAAGAAATAAACAGTTGTCATTTGAAACATAAAAATTAAACTTGCCATTTGTTAATAATccaaaagaaaaactttaatacaaaaaaaaaatatttctgaATCAGAGATCAGATCAGATCTTCATCTTCCTAGTGAACACTTACCATATATTcttcaaaaatagtaaaataatgTGAGTCCTGCAGTCAAGTCCCGTGTCAACAATATCAGCTGACGAATAGACCTGTGCATGACCGACGTGGCTCTTCATGGACCGGTGATAACTGACACCAAGATAGCACAGCAGATAATTGTGGTACTATTCCTACTGGCCGACAACTCGACAATCTCCCCCTGTTCCTGTGGACATCAATTTCTCCCTTCtctccgccgtccacgtgtcctcTCCCGACGTCCTCGATCCCTCTTCCTTCCCTCGTACGGTCATGTCACGGCACAAACCATTCCCACGCTCGGCTACCAAATTACCGAGTTCCCCCCCTCCACTGCTCGCCTGTTTTGCATGCATTTCTCGAGCCTGTTTTGGTAAATTCACCAGGAGACGACAATCCACACTCTGTGAGGGGCCTCGATGCCAATTTGTGCCAATGCAGGTTATATCATCGTCGCGCATCGCACGTATCTTTTCCAAGCAAGTGAATTTAATTGGGGATGCGTGCGATTTTTTATTCTCGCTTTGGCGCAACgtgtgaaatttatttgttgaaAACGCCATCTCAATAATCAAATAGAGTCAAGAACATTTAACGAATTGCTTAACAAATTGGagtaatttatttgttttgaatgaCGCATGATTTAGAACTGCCTGACAAATTTTATAGTTTAGGATTCTTAAAAAGTATCCTTCGTAAGATAGGGTTTAATCCATCTGAGTTTGGATCAACGTGATTTAAAATTTGTGAACAAAATTAGCCGAAAATTGAACCAAGTTATTCGATATTCGAATCGAATTTGATTCAATAagagtattttttttatttctgttTACTAACTATTCAATCTAAACTTGAATAACATTTTTGATTGGTCTGCTTTTAAATTTGATCATAACTTGACTCGATTAGtatacaaattaaaaatttgcaAGTAAAAATCATAAGATATTCAAGTTTGAATTTAGTTTGACGCGAGAAAAGTTTGTTCGAGTTGGTctcaataaataatcaaaccaaacttCAGTACaattttaaattcattaaaataatcaaataaattcgAATAATACTAGAGCGTTTATTTTGAGAGATTAAACTCATTTATACTCCCATTTGTTATCAACAAATTATTTGAgtatattaattattaattgTGGACAAATACAATAATAAATTTATGTAAAACTAGTGCAACTTTTAACATGTTGAGCTCTAATTCTAGAGTTTTGTAAGATGCCAAATAGGTCAGAAATATTGGAACATTTCTATATTGGAACTTGACCGCCACACATGAATGACATGCTAGGGAAGAGGTATATTTGTCATTCTATATTGTATTAATTTTTgtgataaaataataattaaaaattatatttataatttaaattaaatatatttgatttttttttttatgaaatgtgatATGTATAAATTACAGTACCAATTGTAAGCCATTTATGATCTCAAAAATAGGTTCTGCTGCTGCTCATAGTTACTAGAGTTCGAAAATGccgaaaattttttattattagaaGATAGAGAGATATGCGAGGGGATATTTGTCAGAGTGATCAGTGCATGTGCAGCGGAGAGCCCAAATAGCCAAACACAACACCATCAACATCCATTCTTCGTCATAATAACCATAACCCTCCCAATGTTGAAAATCTTCCCCTCCTTCTTCCCCTCTCGCTTTCCCATCAGTAGTCGGCAAATGTGAATTGTGAGCCCTTTTTCTCTCCAGCAGCGAAAAACCCAGAATTAAAACCCCCATCTTCTCCTAACTAAATTCTAGAAATGCAAGATATACATGCTATTAGTGGAGGTGGAGGAGTAGCAGGCGGAGGAAACAGGTTGTTTGCCGGTGGCAGCGGCGGTGGAGATAGAAGATTAAGGCCACACCACAACCAGAACCACCATCAAGCTCTAAAGTGCCCTCGTTGCGATTCTTTGAACACCAAATTTTGCTACTACAACAACTATAATCTTTCCCAGCCTAGACACTTCTGCAAGAGCTGCAGACGCTACTGGACTAAAGGTGGCGTTCTGCGTAACGTTCCCGTCGGCGGTGGCTGCCGCAAAACCAAGCGCTCCAAGCCTAAACAGGCCGCTTCTGCCGACGTTGCAGTTGCCGGGGCTCCGGCTCCCGGGGAACGGAAGTCCAATTCTCATTCTAGTAGCGAGAGTTCGAGTCTCACCGCGACTACAACGGCTGCGAAGAAAACTCCCGGAGCTGGCACAACCGGTGAGGTTGCGTCGGCCACGGTGAATTCGTCGAGTTCGGGAGCTtcgaatttgatgaatttcacCGACTCGAGGTTCTTTCTGGCGCAGATGAATCCAAGTACTAGTTTTGAGCATCCTCAGCCGTTGATTAATCCTGCAGTTACATCGGAGGGTCAGATTTTCACGGATATGGGGAGCTTTACGAGTCTGATGACTTCATCTAACGATCCGGCTATGCTAGGATTTGCTAACGTGACGGCAACCGACATTTCGGGTTACCGGTTGCAACAGAGCCATCAGGGTGCGGTTCTAGACGATCAGAGCTCGAATCAGATGGCGGGGACTGCTGGTGGCGGCGGTGGTGATCACGAATTGAAGATGGATCAGATCAATTGTGGGTTTTTGGATCAGACGGCCCAGATTGGGTTCCCCGGGTTGCAGCAGAACAGAATAAGCAATGGTGGACTGCAGGGTCTCGATTGGCATATTAACGGCGGAGGAGGTGGGGGTGATGATGGAGGAGGGGAGCAGGGATTGTTTGATTTCTCAGGGACCGTCGATCAAGCTTATTGGGGTCAAAATCAGTGGGCTGATAATGATCAATCCCTGAATTTTCCTCCCTTAGTATAGTAATTTTAAGAATTTTTAACTCTGAAAATATATAATTACTACATAATTTGACCccgaaaataaaaatatgaaatcAACAAGGGAAATGGCATTTTGGTTGACTGCAGTTGCTATGTAAATTTGTTTTGCTTACTTTGTTGTTCTcaccttttgaatttttttttgtctcttggGCTTATTATTTTACTGCCGTTTgggatttggatttggattaaGTCCTGTAATTTCCTTAAGCCACTAACTATAAGgtgggtttttcttttttcttttattttattgtctACTGGGGGTTGGAATATACATCTGAACCCTTCTTCCCTCATGGGTTTTGGCTTTCAATGTACTGGGGGATTATGTTACTGAAATATGGAGAAGATATATGGATATCAGGTTTCTCCTactattttccattttcttcccGTAATTAAAATTTCTTGTCATTATTTTTGTTGGTTTCTATTGTTAATTCACATGTTAACCTCGTTCCAATGCAAACAATCAAAGTTCTTGAGAGTTAGGTTcataaaaatatgttcaaaCTAATGGATGGTTTGGTTTTTTCGTTTTTAAAGTGTGTTGTTGAAGCAGTTGTTTTTTGGTTAAGTGTGCATGTGAGATAAAAGATGATCAGGCTCTCCAAAACAAATGTTAAATGAGTTATCTAGATTTTGAATTAGCTCATGCTAGCCTATAAGGTTATACGTAGTACTAATGAGTTGATGGTCTCCTCAAATGTAAAGGGAATTGGCTTTGCTCATATAAAAGCTTGTATGcagcttttcctttttcttttttttttgaaaaaaaaatgaatgaaagtgGAAGAGCCAGAGATCATTTGGTAGGCAGAAAATTAAATAATGGCTATGTTCGGTCCTGCTTCAGACTGGTGGTTTTTGTGTAGGGAGTTGGTAGCTGGGCTGGGCTACTTTGCCTGCAGCTGATTCTTGGGAGTTCATTTCTCCGCTGATTCTTAGGTTTAAGCAATACATTAGTACTAGTAATTAGTACTCTCATTAGTAGGCTTATGCGGTCCGAACAGATGGAAGAAACTCTGAATCTGTTTATTAGTCATCACGGTACTATGGTTTAATATCCCGACACTTATCTAGGACTAAAAGATGAATTAAATTATTCGACGGTGAAATCAAGTTTGGCGGTGAAATCAAGTTTGGCTTGACAAGAGTGCTGAAGGATGAATCGGATTATTCAATAGTTGAATTCAATTTGACTTGATAAAAGCTCGTTCGAATTTGGTTCGTCaatcaatcaaatcaaatttgaataATATTTTGTGTTCAATgacattcaaattcaataaaaatttcgtttgaattcaatttgataaatgaacaaatcaagtttgaacaaaattttaaatttattaaagtaatcaaataaattttaaacacCCAATTGTTCGACTTGATTCCGCTTATTTATACAGCTAATTACATTGATAAACCATCATGGTTCGATGCGAGTCTAAcaacaaaatatttttctttttcgagtGAGAAGATCAGGTATTACTCGAGGACATTTCTTATTGTCCCaccaaatgaagaaaaattgcaAGGAATATGCCCTCCCAATTAAATGACTGCACTGCACAAATCGTTGTTTAGCAGtggtacttttttttcttttttttttttgaaatgtttcaGCAGTGGTACTTGAataagtacttttttttttgaataagtaCTTGAAAAATCTTGCAAACTTATAAAGAGTGAGAGGCCACAGGCACATGTAAAATGTAACGTCGTAGGGTAGGGTGGGGATTGGATATTTGGGCTGAGGGCGGAGGCAGAGGGGCGGCTATGTAATGCTAGCGTACGGAGGAGAGTAGGTAGCAACACTAGCATGGGAATGGGGAAGATAGAGGCATGTGGTCGGTTGGTGATTGCGGGACCTCCTGAATAGACAACTCCCATGCGCCATTACGATTCCACGTGGCTTCATTTAGGATCCGAACATTGAAGtctcttctttatttttggatttATATATACGATGTCAAATATCAGaataataatagaattaatcttttctacgTTGACAGTATATACATTATCACTATTAGATTAGATGAATGATagctatacaaaatttgaatttaaaattcaatttctgCATACATGTCACGAATCCAATgatgataatatatacactgtcagtcagtgtatataagatttactcataatAGGACATGAATCTTTTCTACACTGATAGTACATACACTATAGGAGCTGGATGAATGATAGCTatctaaaatttaaatttgaaatttaatttttacacacatgtcatgaatccaacgatgataatgtatatataagatttattaataataataataagaggaGAAGTAGAGAGAAGTTTTTCGATTTTGATTCCTAATAAAGTAGGAGATCTTCTCCATGGAGCTAATTGGGCTTAATCCAAATGCAGCATGCAAGTGCAATTATAGAAATAGCTTAAGATTGCACAGCTTTTTTGGGAGTAGAGGCGAAATTTGACCTCTCCTAAATTCATATGTAGCAGAAAAAttacatcatctttacaattttcaatacacctttttatcttttcaatatctttttatctcacatacatcacatcacaaaaaatgctacagtaaaaatattccaaataatcccaaataacctacaatccaaacagactaTCAGGGACTACAGCTGGACTGGAACTGGGGTGTTATCCCCTCCCAATGGCCGTTGATATTCTGCTACAACCACAACAATTTTAATCTAAATGGACTGTAatatacatatgtatgtatatatccTTTCTAACTCACAATAAAAGTGTTGATCATTTGGGAAATTTTACCCTTTGGGTGTGAAATGTTGCTATGACACCTAAAAGTCAAAAACACACTACTCTGCCAATAACGTCGGCCCCTCCTAAGTCCTAACTCTCTATGCGTGAAAACTGAAAAATAAGTTCTTTCGGGTGCATTTAGGAGAAGGTTCTGCTGttgctaaaaataaataataacaatttgctcttaaagaagaaaaaggcgAGATTGATATCTTGTTTTTTAATAAGTGAAAGGTTTTAAATCTAGAATTTTCTATTTATAATTTCTCTTATTTTATCATCTAATTTAATCATCTCCCAAGATTTATACCTTTATGTTAATGAGCTAGcaatttttgccttttttcaaagaaaaggaaTGATGTTAAtggaaattttttaataaaaaaatggaATGATTTTAAtggattttttaaagaaaaaggaacGATTTTAATGGAATTTTCTGTGTCGATGGTCACGTGAGTTCCGTGATCAATTGGGTAGGCCCAGGGACGGCCTGTCGTCTGCACGCATCACTGAATCAGCATATAGCTCGTACATATAGTGAGGTGAAGAGCAACTGGCAAAAACAATGGATTAGAGTTGGACTCCTctttatttctctcaaattattttattcactttttttaataattaaaaTAGTCCGTATTCTGATGTTGATTAGTAAATCAACA encodes:
- the LOC113742882 gene encoding dof zinc finger protein DOF5.4-like; the protein is MQDIHAISGGGGVAGGGNRLFAGGSGGGDRRLRPHHNQNHHQALKCPRCDSLNTKFCYYNNYNLSQPRHFCKSCRRYWTKGGVLRNVPVGGGCRKTKRSKPKQAASADVAVAGAPAPGERKSNSHSSSESSSLTATTTAAKKTPGAGTTGEVASATVNSSSSGASNLMNFTDSRFFLAQMNPSTSFEHPQPLINPAVTSEGQIFTDMGSFTSLMTSSNDPAMLGFANVTATDISGYRLQQSHQGAVLDDQSSNQMAGTAGGGGGDHELKMDQINCGFLDQTAQIGFPGLQQNRISNGGLQGLDWHINGGGGGGDDGGGEQGLFDFSGTVDQAYWGQNQWADNDQSLNFPPLV